The Streptomyces sp. NBC_00483 genome contains the following window.
CGCAGGGCGCCAAGGTGGAGAACGGCCCCGCTGCCGACATCAAGCCCGGTAACAACCTGGCGCTCCGCAACATCCCGGTCGGTACCACGATCCACGCGATCGAGCTCCGTCCCGGTGGTGGCGCCAAGTTCGCCCGCTCCGCGGGTGCCTCCGTGCAGCTGCTCGCGAAGGAGGGCTCGATGGCCCACCTTCGTATGCCCTCCGGCGAGATCCGCCTGGTCGACGTGCGCTGCCGCGCCACCGTCGGCGAGGTCGGCAACGCCGAGCAGAGCAACATCAACTGGGGCAAGGCCGGCCGCATGCGCTGGAAGGGCGTCCGCCCGACCGTGCGTGGTGTCGTCATGAACCCGGTTGACCACCCGCACGGTGGTGGTGAAGGCAAGACCTCCGGTGGTCGCCACCCGGTCTCGCCGTGGGGCCAGAAGGAGGGTCGTACTCGTGATCGCAACAAGGCGAGCAACAAGTACATCGTCCGCCGCCGCAAGTCGAACAAGAAGCGCTAGGAGCGGGTTTAGATGCCGCGCAGTCTCAAGAAGGGACCCTTCGTCGACGGCCACCTCGTGAAGAAGGTGGACGTACAGAACGAAGCCGGTTCCAAGAACGTCATCAAGACCTGGTCCCGCCGCTCGATGATCATTCCCAGCATGCTGGGTCACACGATCGCGGTGCACAACGGCAAGACCCACATCCCGGTGTTCGTCACCGAGTCGATGGTCGGCCACAAGCTCGGCGAGTTCTCGCCGACGCGCACCTTCCGGGGTCACGTCAAGGACGACCGGAAGTCGAAGCGCCGCTAAGGCGGGGTGGAATCGACTATGACTAACACCGAAGGGACAACCATGGAAGCCAGGGCCCAGGCGCGGTACATCCGCGTCACGCCCATGAAGGCCCGCCGCGTGGTGGACCTCATCCGTGGCATGGACGCCACGGAGGCTCAGGCGGTCCTGCGATTCGCCCCGCAGGCCGCGAGCCAGCCGGTGGGCAAGGTGCTCGACAGCGCCATCGCCAACGCCGCGCACAACTACGACCACCCTGACG
Protein-coding sequences here:
- the rplB gene encoding 50S ribosomal protein L2; this encodes MGIRKYKPTTPGRRGSSVADFVEVTRSTPEKSLVRPLHSKGGRNNAGRITVRHQGGGHKRAFRVIDFRRHDKDGVPAKVAHIEYDPNRTARIALLHYADGEKRYILAPRGLAQGAKVENGPAADIKPGNNLALRNIPVGTTIHAIELRPGGGAKFARSAGASVQLLAKEGSMAHLRMPSGEIRLVDVRCRATVGEVGNAEQSNINWGKAGRMRWKGVRPTVRGVVMNPVDHPHGGGEGKTSGGRHPVSPWGQKEGRTRDRNKASNKYIVRRRKSNKKR
- the rplV gene encoding 50S ribosomal protein L22, which translates into the protein MEARAQARYIRVTPMKARRVVDLIRGMDATEAQAVLRFAPQAASQPVGKVLDSAIANAAHNYDHPDASSLVISEAYVDEGPTLKRFRPRAQGRAYRIRKRTSHITVVVSSKEGTR
- the rpsS gene encoding 30S ribosomal protein S19 — protein: MPRSLKKGPFVDGHLVKKVDVQNEAGSKNVIKTWSRRSMIIPSMLGHTIAVHNGKTHIPVFVTESMVGHKLGEFSPTRTFRGHVKDDRKSKRR